In a single window of the Tigriopus californicus strain San Diego chromosome 2, Tcal_SD_v2.1, whole genome shotgun sequence genome:
- the LOC131893209 gene encoding replication protein A 70 kDa DNA-binding subunit-like has protein sequence MSLTSNAVATFLAQGQIPPKGQSMILKVLGSKTLSVPDLKYRLAVSDGKDRFNSIVMILPNPSAMPKKHDILEFNDSFKINPEKPDNMMVTKDGRNIWIVYNFKNLSLTSSNPATPVHGASNGHTSASTSTPPHPPVKRMGEGTPGPSLVSAKRSLFNSQVDKATLEIKSLNPYQNKYTIRARVTHKGELRSWSNSRGQGKVFNVTFEDKSGDIQATGFNDQAEKFHPLLEVGKVFYLSHAQVKPVHNRAFNQTSHNYELTLNQNSLLVECLANTDDVPTVSYQFTPIHDINFKSDKDAVDVLGVCSKVSELREVIGKSTGKALKKRDVTLMDENESTISLTLWQDQAETFEGLHKIVTCKNAVVSDFNGKSLSASFKSRLEVENLDLPEAQALRKWFDSNNMARKTAAMSGTPQSGNIDQLHDEFTSFGMINLEFMGTQINARYYNVDAVIAHLNGDKLTYKACTEDNCKAKVTESGSNTYFCKKCGKSDSKFTYRYLMRGHALDVTDHQWFTAFDEVASEIMGLSATELMALKDRSDADFARKLDSIQYERYLFRVKCNMETYNDENRLKMVILKAAKVEPGSPAHIERLRNALKDA, from the coding sequence ATGTCACTCACTTCAAACGCCGTCGCGACCTTTCTAGCCCAAGGCCAAATCCCTCCTAAAGGCCAAtccatgattttgaaggtcCTAGGCTCCAAAACTTTGTCTGTGCCCGATCTGAAATATCGGCTCGCCGTTTCCGACGGCAAAGATCGATTCAACTCGATTGTGATGATCTTGCCGAATCCCTCGGCAATGCCAAAGAAGCATGACATTCTCGAATTCAACGATTCATTCAAGATCAATCCAGAGAAGCCGGATAATATGATGGTGACCAAGGATGGTCGCAACATCTGGATTGTTTATAACTTCAAAAACCTATCTTTGACCTCTTCCAATCCTGCCACACCCGTTCATGGGGCGTCTAATGGACATACCAGCGCTTCCACCTCTACCCCTCCACACCCACCCGTGAAAAGGATGGGCGAGGGAACGCCCGGACCTTCATTGGTCTCGGCTAAACGGTCTTTGTTCAATAGTCAGGTGGATAAGGCCACCTTGGAAATTAAGAGCCTCAATCCTTATCAGAATAAGTACACGATTCGAGCCAGGGTCACACATAAAGGAGAACTACGATCCTGGAGCAATTCCCGCGGTCAAGGAAAGGTTTTTAACGTCACGTTCGAGGACAAAAGCGGGGACATTCAGGCTACTGGTTTCAACGATCAAGCCGAGAAATTCCACCCCTTATTGGAGGTGGGCAAGGTGTTCTATTTGAGCCATGCCCAAGTCAAGCCCGTCCATAATCGAGCTTTCAACCAAACCTCGCATAACTATGAGTTGACCTTAAACCAGAACTCGCTTTTGGTTGAATGCTTGGCCAATACGGATGATGTGCCCACAGTAAGTTATCAATTCACTCCCATTCATGACATCAATTTTAAGAGCGATAAGGACGCTGTGGATGTCTTGGGCGTGTGTTCCAAAGTGAGTGAACTCCGTGAAGTGATTGGCAAGAGCACGGGGAAGGCCTTGAAAAAACGAGATGTGACTTTAATGGACGAAAACGAAAGCACCATCTCGTTGACTTTGTGGCAAGATCAGGCCGAGACTTTCGAAGGGTTGCACAAAATTGTGACTTGTAAGAACGCCGTGGTGTCCGATTTTAATGGAAAATCCCTCAGTGCCTCTTTCAAGAGTCGACTGGAAGTGGAAAACCTGGACTTGCCCGAGGCTCAAGCTCTTCGAAAGTGGTTCGACTCCAATAATATGGCCCGAAAAACGGCAGCGATGAGTGGAACACCGCAAAGTGGCAACATCGATCAATTGCATGATGAGTTCACAAGTTTTGGCATGATCAACCTGGAATTCATGGGCACCCAAATCAATGCCAGGTACTACAATGTCGATGCCGTCATTGCCCATCTCAATGGGGACAAACTAACGTACAAGGCTTGCACCGAAGACAATTGTAAGGCCAAGGTCACAGAATCCGGCAGCAACACATATTTCtgcaaaaaatgtggaaaaagcGATTCCAAGTTCACGTATCGGTACTTGATGAGGGGTCACGCTTTGGACGTAACCGATCATCAGTGGTTCACTGCATTTGATGAAGTGGCCAGTGAGATTATGGGCCTTTCGGCAACTGAACTCATGGCTTTGAAGGATCGATCTGACGCTGATTTTGCCCGAAAACTCGACTCTATTCAATACGAGAGATATTTGTTCCGTGTCAAGTGCAACATGGAGACCTATAACGATGAGAATCGTTTAAAAATGGTCATTTTAAAAGCTGCCAAGGTTGAACCAGGAAGCCCTGCACATATTGAGAGGCTTCGAAATGCCCTCAAAGATGCCTAG